The Methanoregula boonei 6A8 genome has a window encoding:
- a CDS encoding MBL fold metallo-hydrolase, with amino-acid sequence MKIRNLSTRDQIYTSNVYLVTGTRNAIADKNTLVDVGRDPAILEDLMSASTGVGKKRVEQVILTHSHYDHVSLLPQIRELFSPVVYAAASSLSGVDVVLKGGEHLFLGDRECEVIPTPGHSHDSICLYCADDAVLFAGDTPLIIRNSDATYAPEFIQAFEMICSRNVAAIYFGHGPPLLTDCNAVLARSLRNAKEE; translated from the coding sequence ATGAAAATACGCAACCTTTCCACCCGGGACCAGATCTATACGTCAAACGTTTACCTTGTGACCGGCACCCGGAATGCGATTGCTGACAAAAACACGCTGGTTGATGTCGGACGTGACCCGGCAATCCTTGAAGATCTTATGTCTGCATCTACCGGTGTAGGCAAGAAACGGGTGGAACAGGTGATCCTGACCCACAGCCACTACGATCATGTCTCACTGCTGCCGCAGATCCGGGAACTTTTCTCACCGGTGGTGTACGCAGCCGCATCTTCTCTTTCCGGGGTTGATGTCGTGCTCAAAGGGGGCGAACATCTCTTCCTTGGCGACCGGGAATGCGAAGTAATTCCCACACCCGGGCACAGCCATGATTCCATCTGCCTGTATTGTGCGGATGACGCTGTCCTTTTTGCCGGGGATACGCCGCTTATTATACGGAATTCCGATGCCACATATGCACCGGAATTTATCCAGGCGTTTGAAATGATCTGCAGCAGGAATGTTGCTGCAATCTATTTTGGGCACGGCCCGCCGCTTCTTACTGACTGTAACGCGGTCCTTGCCCGCTCACTTCGGAATGCAAAAGAAGAGTAA
- a CDS encoding CheR family methyltransferase, producing the protein MAFTYFFRDYQTLDMIREYVLPVIGSRRYINIWSAGCAMGQEPYTIAILLRENMGQMIFRNVRLYCTDIDSSNLFAKIIEDGSYPQVELERIPKDIFAKYFAPDESREGYYRISDEIRKRLTFERKDLLTYEAVRPNMGLIVCKNVLLHFTEEQRIRVLKMFYDALDDGCFLITEQTQKMPPELGDHFEQVVANAQVFRKIPGPT; encoded by the coding sequence ATGGCATTTACGTATTTTTTTCGGGATTACCAGACCCTAGATATGATTCGTGAATACGTTCTCCCGGTGATCGGGAGCCGGAGATACATCAACATCTGGAGTGCCGGGTGTGCCATGGGCCAGGAACCCTACACCATTGCTATCCTTCTCAGGGAGAATATGGGCCAGATGATATTCCGAAACGTCCGGCTTTACTGCACAGATATCGATTCAAGCAACCTGTTTGCAAAAATTATCGAAGACGGATCCTATCCCCAGGTAGAACTCGAACGGATCCCAAAGGATATCTTTGCAAAATACTTTGCCCCGGATGAGAGCCGTGAAGGGTACTACAGGATCTCTGACGAGATCCGCAAGCGCCTGACCTTTGAACGAAAAGATCTCCTGACCTACGAGGCAGTCCGTCCCAACATGGGCCTGATTGTCTGCAAAAATGTGTTGTTGCATTTCACCGAAGAACAGCGGATTCGGGTCCTTAAAATGTTCTATGATGCACTTGACGACGGCTGTTTCCTTATTACCGAGCAGACCCAGAAGATGCCGCCGGAGCTTGGCGATCATTTCGAACAGGTTGTGGCAAATGCCCAGGTTTTCAGAAAAATCCCCGGACCGACATGA